The genomic interval GCGCTCACTTTCTCTTCCTTACAACTCAGTGGAACTTGAAGAACACATCAAGCCAGCAATAAATCCCAAAGAAGTTATTTGGGAGAGAACTAAACACTGTTGTAGGAGTAGTCCAGGAAAAGTAGGCAGATTTTTCTTTGAACTTTTCCCTGTGCTTACTTGGCTTCCTCGCTACAGGCTTAAGGAATACTTGCTAGGTGACATTGTATCTGGAATCATAGTTGGCATTGTGACCATTCCTCAGGCCATAGCATATTCACTACTGGCAAGCCAAGATCCAATTTATGGCCTATACACTAACTTTTTCTGCTGTATTATCTACTTCTTCATGGCTACATCTCACCATAATTGTGTTGGTACATTTGGGGTACTATGTCTTATGGTTGGCGAGTCTGTGAACAAGCATCTCAGAGCTGCAGGTTTTCCAGCGGAGGGTGACATCATATTAAATTCAACGCTTGCCGCTAATGGAACTGTATGTGGTCGAGGCTGCTATGCGATTATGGTGGCTACATCTTTAACTTTTATGGCTGGAGTTTACCAGGTAAGTTGCAAATTCCTAACATACCACACATTGCTATCTTCTAATTTCAGCTGACAAGACTTCATAATGATGAATACAAGAAGATAATttgttatgtacagtatatgaaaaAATATGTTTACTATCAGATAGTGAATGTGccttataagttttttttatttttattttatagcacATTTTCTTGTACTTTGTAGCAGGTAATCATGTTGTCACGCAAATGCATTTATCTACTAATGGTTGCTCACTTTCAGTTAATAATGCCTCTTTGTGTTTTTTAAACAATCAAACAACAAGAAACTTTTGTGTAGATGACATCTCCAGGCCACTACCTAAAGTATAGAAGACACGATTATCTTGGCAAATGTCTCTGGAGTCCCTCTCTGCACTCTTTTTGGCTTTATATCTCATGATCTACACATGATATGATACAAAttgatcaaaaagaaaaaacagatttcaagaaaacgtaatcaCAATGCTTTaacaatgtgtcgcaaattaaaccttttttttaatgtaagtttcttatttctattatattttttatgttttttgctgtatttttttttcttccacatggtggaaagtattaaaaattaaggtAGAGAtgtcagcaggggcgtaacttggAAAGACAGGGCCCCACAGCAAACTATTGACCAGGGaccccctgggtgccacaagcagccccccttataaatggtgccccctgtagtatgtgccatacagccccctgtagacagtgctatatagccctgcctatagacagtgtcacaccccatttgtagatagcgcccccacctcccccactgtatatagcgctatacagctcccactgtatatagtgccacacagcccccttagtagatagtgcagcacagcccccccttagtagatagtgctacacacagacccctgtagattgcgccacactcagccccctgtagacagagccacagccctcccccttgtaaatagtgccatacagctcccccttgtatatagtgtcacacagcccccccccccccttgtgtatagtgccataaggcaatggcacatctgagaaagttgtatcagccagggagatgtcaatcaaacatggaaaggtgggtttggtggcaggactatgtgactcttcaggatagcggcaccgccccatgaccccgttaatgagtaattagcatatagtgtgcgccgtattaaaagtggattttaaagattttgctgcatctgaaaaaaacacaagggaatgtttggaaatattgtcaggtcatctaTTACcgtatggtggcggttcaaggggttaaaactaccagacaggttcccatgaaatatacaatgaattaagaacaattccatctgccctgcaattttgttattagaaatatatcctatataattacagatccagaactaagctctgccATATATACAGTACGACaaccaagtttagtacataaatacagcactagaaccaagctcatacatatatacagcactagaaccaagctcagtacataaatacagcactagaaccaagcccatacatatatgcagcaccagaagaaacctcagtacataaatacagcactagaaccaagctctgacatatataccgtaccacaaccaagatcagtacatatatacagcactagaaccaagctcattagataaatacagcactagaaccaagcccatacatatatacagcaccagaactaacctcagtacataaatacagcaccagaaccaacctcagtacataaatacagcactagaaccaagctcagtacatatatacatccccagaaccacactcagtacatatatacagcaccacaaccaagctcagtacatatgtacatccccagaaccaagttcattacatatatacagcaccaaaacaaatctcatacgtatatacagcaccagaacaaagctcagtacttaaatacagcatcagaaccaagatcagtacatatatacaacaccagaaccaagctcagtacatatatacaacaccagaacaaatacagctcaatttaatgcaacccctgccgtataggtttgtgtggCATAAAACGACAGCTTCCAGCaaggcccgaacaatagtaaggatatgctgatatacagtgactacagtactgattagaggcagaataaacatttacattaagtgactcaccggtgatgtctcagattctagttattttcttctccctctggtccagacatctatgatggatttctcccggccatgacccatttctgcagttttccgctcagatgtcttcagcttctcatttttaaaacatttctgcacctataaactaaattaaaattctcaacacctccaaatataataaagcgccatacactacacctctaactataatagcgccatacactgtgtccctgattataatagtaccatacactctgtcctacacacacacacacacacacacacacacacacacacacacacacacacacacacgtgcccctgtagatagagcccccatagccccctgtagatggtcatcccaatagagcctctgtagatagtgccctacatagaagcccctgtagatagtgtcccacatagagccctctgtagatagtgcccacatatggactccagtgctgcaaggcaatagtgctaaccactgagccaccgtgctgccctacacataaccccctatagatagtgctccacgtatagcccacctctgtagatagtgtctcacatatagctccccctgtatatagagtgccacatatagcccacccctgtagacagtgccctacatatagcccccctgtagctagtgtcccacagttaacccacccctgtatatagtgtcccacatatagcccacccttatagaatgtgccctaaaaatagctcccctatagatagtgctctacatatagcccaccgctgtatatagtgtctcacatatagctgcccctctatatagtgccccacatatagaccccctgtagatagtgccccacatccccacatatagacccccctgtatatagtgtcccacatccccacatatagacccccctgtagatagtggccaatatccccacatatagacccccctgtatatagtgacccacatccccacttatagatccccctgtaggtagtggcccacatccccacctatagaccccctgtatatagtggcccacatatagactcccccctgtatatagtggcccacacccaaaaatatagacccccctgtatatagtggcccaaatccccacatatagacccccctgtatatagtggcccacatccccacatatagaccctcctgtatatagtggtccacatccccaaatatagaccccctttagatagtgccccacatctccacatatagactcccccctgtatatattcaagcacggaagcggcgcaatgacgcaagcggagcgtctttgaaaggcactgattgacagggcagaatgacttgccccatcaattagcgcctttcaaccatgacgtcatcgcgccgcaagcgtcattgaaaggcgctgattggcggggcaagtcattttgccccgccaatcagcgtcattgtaaggcgctaaatggtcgggcacagaacatgcccggccattcagcgctaatgcatgtatttgtacctgggtgctatagacgcaggaacAATTACTACAAGACGTGGTGGCTGTCGCTATcaacggggccccctccggtgctagcgacgcctatgggcatgagagggcctgtgtcaccCGGCCCATACaagttagaggctcggcggcgcgggccccgtagtagtggtgttaccgctgtagcagccataacggctgctagcggcgtcaccgggcatatgggggggcatggCGGCTGGTGGCACAGGCCACCCTCAAGCcgcaggccccatagcagccgcggtAGTTGCGCCAATGGATGTCAGTAAGCACCTTGTCATGTGCAGAACTTGATACATCTAAAGGAAAAAGACAAACTTTGTATAATGGTGGTATACAGAGATGCTACAATAAATCCTGTGTGGCTTATCTCTTCTACTGTAGGTTTGGACTTATGTGATGACAAGGTCAGCCTACTGAGGGCCAACCCAAATAAAGGAAAAGATAATTATAATAGCAAGAGACATGATGGGGTGCTCACTTACATCCCTGGATTATAGTGAGGGATGGTAATATCTGAGGAAGCCCCTCTCGCAATTAATTCAGACTTTTTTAATGGACCTTGCTGAAGTactgcaatcttttttttttttttttcttcaattcccTTGACTtggctaaagccccagttccagcttcaGAAAACCATCCAAagaataatgctgcctccaccatgcttcactgtgggtatggtgttcttttggtgatgtggagTGCTGGCTTTTCGCCAaatataccttttggaattatggtcaAAAAGTTCAACCATGGTCTCATCAGACCGTAACACGTTTTCCCAGATGCTATtgacagacttgatgtaggttttttcaaaacacagccgggcttggatgtttttctttgttagaaaaggccacACCCTACCACAAAGCCCAGACATATGCTGAATattggagattgttgtcacatgcactacacaacaagtacctgccagaaagtcctgcagctcctttaatgttgctgtaggcctcttggtagcctcccggaccaattttcatcttgtcttttcatcaagttttgagagaCGTCCAGCTCTTGTTAATATCACTGttatgccaaatgtaatccacttcttgatgaccatcttcactgtgttctatgatatatctaatgccttggaaatcctttggtacccttctcctgactgatgcctttcaacaatcagatccctttgatgtgttgtaagctctttatgaaccatggcttttgctatcacatgcaacaaagaaaatgtcaggaaaatcctaatagaacagctgaactttatatggggttacacagaatcactttaaataatggcagctgtgtactgactactatttaacatgagtttaaatgtgattggctcatTTTGAACACAACCACATTTCCAATTATaaaagggtgttcacacttatgcaaccacattatttttgtttttgttttttacttttcccaCCTAAATgacttcagtttgtttttcaatggaattgtacaaattatgggtcacattaaaggtggaaaaagttctgaaatgattcatcttgtactgactttggaacatgacaaaaactggcattttaacaggggtgtgtagactttttatatccactgtgtgtgtgtgtgtatatatatatatatatatatatatatatatatatatatatatatatatatatataaaaactagtccttctcaataaattagaatatcatcaaaaagttaatttatttcagtaattcaattaaaaaagtgaaactcctatattatacagattcattacacacagtgtgatctatttccagcatttttgttgaagattatgactaacagttaatgaaaacccaaacttTAGTCTCTCATAAAatgtgaatattgggtaaaagttgaagattcacAGCCTATCTGTACATATAGGGAACTAGAGGATTGTCTCAAGATGCACAAATGTAACATATATCAAACAGTAATAATAGAAAAGTTTAATTGTATCGAGGTAGAGACATCCAAACATGTAGACCAAGCataacttggtgcattgaccaaaAATATATGGATAAACCTACAGAAAAAAGGTCAATACTAGCACAAAATATCATAATTTGTCATAAGAAATCACTTTATTAGGGGATAGATACAAaacattaaaagatgagtcacacaatgtaaACAACACGGCGTCAGCCTATGCAGGACTAGATATGGTATCAATCAAGGCATGTACATGCATGAATAGAAATATGCAGACCTGTGGATGTAAGGATACATAAGAGGATACTGACTATGCCTAGCACATGTTATGTAGAAATAAATTAATACTGCCTGTCAATGACAAGTGCACAAGTGTGTAGCAAGAGACAAGGATAGGGCAAAGCCAGCAACCAATGTTGCATGAAGTCAAAATTTATCACAGGCCTGAAAGAGGGAAAAAACAGAGGCCCTACGAAATAGAGTGCATACCTGTATTCATATTCCTGCACAAAAGAGACACCAGGgtcttgagtgcatatactgtacatacttttcagtaggccaacatttcggtattaaaaatcatttttgaaattgggcttatataatattctaatttctgagagactaaatttggggttttcattaactgttagctatactcatcaacattaaaagaaaaaatgctggaaatagatcactctgtgtgtaatgaatgtacagggtgggccatttatatggatacacctaaataaaatgggaatggttggtgatattaactttctGTTTGTGGcagattagtatatgggaggggggaaacttttcaagctgggtgttgaccatggtggccattttgaagtcggccattttgtatccaactttagttttttcaatgggaagagggtcatgtgacacatcaaacttatcgagaatttcacaagaaaaacaatggtgtgcttggttttaacgttactttattctctcATGAgtaatttacaagcttctctttgtttacagccattgacatgtcgcagaggttaacacgtgaggagctgatagaaattgtgttgatgtctggtgaacgcagtacccgggtcattgcagcagatttcaatgcaagacaccctacgagaccacccatctcccatgctacagtttgcaaactgcttgccaagtttcgtgaaactggttcagtgttggatttgcccaaatgtggacgcattaaaactgtcactaatgaagaaacatcagtggctgtcctagcttcattcagcaacagCCCACAGtgcagcactcgccgcatgtcactggagagtggcatcagtcgaacatctcttcggcggatattagctactcacaaatggcacccttacaaactccagctgctgcagcatctcaacgaggatgacccagatcggcgcactgaatttgcagaatgggcaaaacaaaaattggaacaggaccctcagtttacacagaacattttgttcagtgatgaggcaaacttttatgtgaatggtgaagttaacaaacaaaaccaccgctattggtctgacactaacccacattggatagatccctccaagactgttggaacacaaaaattgatggtatggtttggtatatggggtacaaagacagtggggccattcttcatcaatggaaacctcaaggccatgggatatctgaaattgctacatgatgatgtgtttccctctttatgcactgaagctggcacgttccctgagtttttccagcaagatggtgcaccaccacattatgggtgtcaggtccgagcattcctagatgaacagtttcctggaaagtggattggtcgtcgtgggccagttgaatggccccctaggtctcccgatctgacccccttagacttttatctttggggtcatctgaaggtaattgtctatgctgtgaagatacgagatgtgcagcaactgaaactacggatactggaagcctgtgatagcatttcttctgcggtgttgctatcagtgtgtgaagagtgggagaacagggttgcattgacaatccaacacaatgggcagcactttgaacacattttataagtggtcagaaacttgtaaataactcatgaaagaataaagtaacgttaaaaccaagcacaccattgtttttcttgtgaaattctcgataagtttgatgtgtcacatgaccctcttcccattgaaaaaactaaagttggatacaaaatggccaacttcaaaatggccgccatggtcaacacccagcttgaaaagtttcccccctcccatatactaatgtgccacaaacaggaagttaatatcaccaaccattcccattttatttaggtgtatccataaaaatggcccaccctgtatatattatatttgagtatcactttttgaattgaattactgaaattaattaactttttgatgatattctaattcattgagaaggactagtatacaagTTGCACCTTTGTTTGATGTGGATTGAATAAAGGTCACGATTTtgcttattggagtgctgcaagattttctttttatatatatatatatatatatatatatatatatatatatatatatatatatatatatacacatacacatgcaTGTCTTAATATATGATAACTTTTATTACTGGGGGAAAAAATTCTGAAAGTCATAATTGTTAAGATTTTTTTCCTCCTGAACTTGTAGATATGTTTTCTGAAGCCAtaatttctctcttttttttttagatactcaTGGGACTCTTCCGCCTAGGTTTTATTTCCATGTATTTATCTGAGCCCTTACTGAGCGGCTTTGTTACTGGGTCTTCACTCACCATTGTAACCTCCCAGATTAAATATCTTCTAGGATTGAAGATTCCTCGTCGTGACGGTGCAGGGTCCCTGATTATGACGTGGATTGATGTCTTCTCAAACTTACAACGCACCAACATATGTGACTTAGTAACAAGTGCTGTTGCGATAGCTGTTATGCTACCAATTAAAATCCTTAATGAGAGGTATAAGAGTAAGATGAAAGTTCCGTTTCCAGTAGAGCTGTTTGTTATCATTGTGGCTACTTTGGTTTCCCATTATTTGGATTTCAATATCAAGTATAACTCATCAATTTGTGGAACAATTCCTACTGGATTTATGCCCCCAAGAGCACCACAGTGGGGTTTGATTCCAAGAATTGCAACTGATGCAATCCCCATTGCTATAATTGGATTTGCAATGACAGTATCTCTGGCTGAAATATTTGCTAAAAAGCATGGGTATACTATCAGTACCAACCAGGAGATGATAGCTATAGGCATGTGTAATATGATCCCATCTTTCTTTTACTCTTTTGCAAGTTGTGCTGCTCTAGCCAAAACTCTTCTTAAGGAGTCTACTGGTGCCAACACACAGCTCAATGGTATTGTGTCTTCAATAGTATTATTACTTGTACTGCTAGCTATTGCCCCACTCTTCTACTCACTGCAAAACTGTATTTTAGGAATTATAACAATTGTTAGCCTTAAGGGTGCAATTATGAAATTTTTAGACATTCCCAAAATGTGGCGGATTAACAGAATAGACACAGTAGTCTGGTGGGTCAGCATGTTGGCATCTACCTTGATTTCAACTGAGATTGGGTTGTTGGTGGGTGTCTGTTTTTCTATGCTCTGTGTGATATTTCGTACACAAAGGCCAAGGGCTACTCTTTTGGCAAAAGTAAGTGGGACAGAGATTTACGAAGATCAGCTTAAATACAAAGAGCTGGACAATGTGCCAAATATCAAAATATATCGCTTTAATGGTGCACTGTACTATGCCAACAAGAATTATTTTAAATCAACCCTGTATAGCAAAACTGGCGTTAACCCATCGTTAGTGTTAGCATTACAAAGAAAGGCTAAAAGGGAGAAACATGATACCACTGCACaagcaaaatacttttttttttcaaaattaagtgTAATTAAAACAGTATGTAAAACCAACAAATCTGTTGGTACATCTATCCCAGCAATCAATATGCATTCTCTTATAATAGACTGTGGGGCCATGCAGTTTGTAGATAGTGTAGGTCTCAGTGTGCTCAAAGAAGTCCGCGATGACTATGAGGAGATTGGTGTGTGGGTGTTTCTTGCCAACTGCAGTCCCTCTGTCCGCCGCTTACTACACAGTGGAGAATTTTTTAGCGGTGGACATAACAGTGCTGCTGTACACGCGTTTCATAGTGTTCATGACGCAGTCACATTCGCGGAGAGGAAATTCCAAAAGAAAACAATGTTAAATCAAATAAATAATGCAAATTTATTCTCTGCTAATGTTGATGGAGGCACTGAAGGTACCAaacaataaaacactttttacaACAAGTGAGTTTTTAATTACAAATGCAAATATTTTATTaagttttttgttcattttcagtTTTGCAGGAAAGAAGTATAAAACAAATTATACAAGGGATTGATACAAACTCTTATGACATGTTAGCTGGATGAGATCACTTATGTTCCTATAACTCCTTTTAATATAAATGTACATACATGACCACCTCTCTGATAAACCAatactgtgttgtttttttttgaacaAAGGTTTTTATTGGGTTTCATATATATAGCAACAAAATAAAAAGAGAATACATAAACATTTTGTTTCTTATGTTATCACATGTTATACATCGATTTCCATCAAGAATTTTTCGGTTTGTAGATTACATAGCAGAAGTTATACTCTATAGTGTATTGTCATCTTTTGAAATCTGCTATTGCTTCCTGTGATCTTAGTTTTCTGACAATTCTGTGGCAATCTTTGGGTATGGACGAATTAGCTGAACCATTTTACAACAGAGAaaagaaagaacaaaacacaacTAAAATAAAACTTTGCTCCCATGTTCGTTATCTGGCATAGATAGTCTGTTTAGTATTGTACACTGCTGTCATGTAGTGTCCATGGTTTCCATTTCTCTTCCATTCCCTTCCCAAATACACTGAATGAATGtgacttttcactattatatgTGTTGTTAAGAAGGGCAACTACTTCGGATATATGTGGAGTTGTCTGGGTTTTCCAATATCTCGTAAGGACTAGTTTGGCTAATAGCAGTATATGGCCTATTAAGGCTCTTTGGCTAGGGGGGATGTTGTGTATGTTCAGGAATAGTAATGCTAGTGCGGGCGAGGGTATCAGCACCGTTTTCATCACTTCTGAGATAAGATCAAAGATCTTGACCCAATAGGCCTCAACTTGAGGGCATGACCATAGCGTATGCAGCAGAGAGCCCACTTGTCCGCATCCTCGCCAACACAAAGCTGTAGTGTTGGGGAAAATTTTACATAGTTTGTCTGGAGTATAGTACCACCTTAGAAGATTTTTCATGGCAGCTTCATAGTGTGAGGTACATTTAAAATTTTCAACCATATACTTAGTTGCTTTGCACCAGGTTGTTTCAGGAAATGATTGCCCTAGCTCTTTTTCCCATGCTAATATGCCTGATGACTTGACAAAGTCTGACTTTTCTCCAATCAGATCATAAATGGGCCTCAGTGTTTTAAATGTTACGGACGGTATTTGAAATATTGAAATAATATCCCAGTCTAGGTTAATAGGTGAAGACTGCAGGCTGTCTAAGAAATGTTTAACTCTCAGGTACGTAAAGCATTCTGTCTTAGGGATATTAAATGTATTGGATAGGTCAGGAAAGGTTAATAGTTGTGCTTTATCATATAATTGTGATACCCATTTGAGATTCCCCTGTTTCCATCTATGGAGATCAAGATCTTTCACTGTAAGCTCTAGGGCCTCCAATGGAGCTAATGTTATTAGAGTGGAAACTCGGTTATTTGAGGAAGCGTGAAACTGGCACCATATATCTAATGAATTGCGTATAATAGGGTGTAGAGTCTTCGGAGGCAACCTTCCCCATAAATAACTAATTAACAGTGCATTCAAGTTATGTTTGGGAGTGAGAGCTGCCTCAATATCGACCCAATTTTTTCCACATTCATTGCCCACCAATGTTTTAATGTAGAAATATGTGTAGCAGTGTAGTAATCTTTAAT from Rhinoderma darwinii isolate aRhiDar2 chromosome 3, aRhiDar2.hap1, whole genome shotgun sequence carries:
- the LOC142751076 gene encoding sulfate transporter-like, translating into MDSEYPIKNEVPEQRERSLSLPYNSVELEEHIKPAINPKEVIWERTKHCCRSSPGKVGRFFFELFPVLTWLPRYRLKEYLLGDIVSGIIVGIVTIPQAIAYSLLASQDPIYGLYTNFFCCIIYFFMATSHHNCVGTFGVLCLMVGESVNKHLRAAGFPAEGDIILNSTLAANGTVCGRGCYAIMVATSLTFMAGVYQILMGLFRLGFISMYLSEPLLSGFVTGSSLTIVTSQIKYLLGLKIPRRDGAGSLIMTWIDVFSNLQRTNICDLVTSAVAIAVMLPIKILNERYKSKMKVPFPVELFVIIVATLVSHYLDFNIKYNSSICGTIPTGFMPPRAPQWGLIPRIATDAIPIAIIGFAMTVSLAEIFAKKHGYTISTNQEMIAIGMCNMIPSFFYSFASCAALAKTLLKESTGANTQLNGIVSSIVLLLVLLAIAPLFYSLQNCILGIITIVSLKGAIMKFLDIPKMWRINRIDTVVWWVSMLASTLISTEIGLLVGVCFSMLCVIFRTQRPRATLLAKVSGTEIYEDQLKYKELDNVPNIKIYRFNGALYYANKNYFKSTLYSKTGVNPSLVLALQRKAKREKHDTTAQAKYFFFSKLSVIKTVCKTNKSVGTSIPAINMHSLIIDCGAMQFVDSVGLSVLKEVRDDYEEIGVWVFLANCSPSVRRLLHSGEFFSGGHNSAAVHAFHSVHDAVTFAERKFQKKTMLNQINNANLFSANVDGGTEGTKQ